Proteins from one Deinococcus sp. AB2017081 genomic window:
- a CDS encoding ammonium transporter: protein MSRVLIALLTSSTAVAQGTAPEVNGADTAFVLLCAALVLLMTPGLALFYGGLVRAGSVLNTMMMSVAAMGVASIAWVAIGYSLAFGPGGNAVIGGLSQLGLGNMAGTVTGSIPTPLFAIFQILFAVITLAVVSGSVVERMRFPAFLLFGGLWVLVVYAPLAHWVWSPDGWLFKLGLLDFAGGTVVEVASGVSGLVAAVVLGPRLGYPRFASIPHNVPFVLLGTGLLWFGWLGFNAGSALAANQTAAYALLNTNTAAAAALITWMLWDSRRGGRPTAVGAATGAVVGLVAITPACGFVTPLAAIVIGMVASSVSYVLVANKHRLLPDDALDVFACHGTAGVIGTLLTGVLASPAINPAGTGLLAGNAGQLGTQLIGVLAAAALAGVGTFALLKLTALITPLRMTERQETQGIDLTAHQEEGYQEAESPLAAPVFVGGD from the coding sequence ATGAGCCGCGTGCTGATCGCGCTGCTGACGAGCAGCACCGCCGTGGCCCAGGGCACCGCCCCCGAGGTCAACGGGGCCGACACGGCCTTCGTGCTGCTGTGCGCCGCCCTGGTGCTGCTGATGACACCGGGCCTCGCCCTGTTCTACGGCGGTCTGGTGCGGGCCGGATCCGTGCTGAACACCATGATGATGAGCGTGGCGGCCATGGGAGTGGCCTCGATCGCGTGGGTCGCCATCGGGTACAGCCTCGCGTTCGGGCCGGGGGGCAACGCCGTGATCGGCGGGCTGTCGCAGCTGGGCCTGGGGAACATGGCCGGCACCGTCACCGGCAGCATTCCCACGCCACTGTTCGCCATCTTCCAGATCCTGTTCGCGGTCATCACCCTGGCCGTGGTGAGCGGCAGCGTGGTCGAGCGGATGCGCTTCCCGGCCTTCCTGCTGTTCGGGGGGCTGTGGGTGCTGGTCGTGTACGCGCCGCTGGCCCACTGGGTCTGGAGTCCGGACGGCTGGCTGTTCAAGCTGGGTCTGCTGGACTTCGCGGGCGGCACGGTCGTCGAGGTCGCCAGCGGCGTCAGCGGTCTGGTCGCGGCCGTGGTGCTCGGGCCACGCCTGGGCTACCCGCGCTTTGCCAGCATTCCGCACAACGTGCCCTTCGTGCTGCTGGGCACCGGCCTGCTGTGGTTCGGGTGGCTGGGCTTCAACGCCGGCAGCGCCCTGGCCGCCAACCAGACCGCCGCCTACGCCCTGCTGAACACCAACACCGCCGCCGCCGCCGCGCTGATCACGTGGATGCTGTGGGACAGCCGCCGGGGAGGTCGCCCCACCGCCGTCGGGGCCGCGACCGGCGCGGTCGTCGGTCTGGTCGCCATCACGCCCGCGTGCGGCTTCGTCACGCCACTGGCTGCCATCGTGATCGGCATGGTCGCCAGCAGCGTCAGCTACGTGCTGGTCGCCAACAAGCACCGCCTGCTGCCCGACGACGCGCTGGACGTCTTCGCGTGCCACGGCACGGCGGGCGTGATCGGCACGCTGCTCACCGGGGTGCTCGCCAGCCCCGCCATCAACCCCGCCGGCACCGGTCTGCTCGCCGGGAACGCCGGTCAGCTCGGCACGCAGCTCATCGGCGTACTGGCCGCCGCCGCCCTGGCCGGCGTGGGCACCTTCGCCCTGCTCAAACTCACGGCGCTGATCACGCCCCTGCGCATGACCGAGCGCCAGGAGACCCAGGGCATCGACCTGACCGCCCACCAGGAAGAGGGCTATCAGGAGGCCGAGAGCCCCCTGGCCGCGCCTGTCTTCGTCGGCGGCGACTGA
- a CDS encoding M42 family metallopeptidase, which yields MPTTDLRLDVLMHLSDLPGVPGQEDGVRDYVLRELDGLADEVRVDALGNVIARRAARKAKKGETAERVMISAHMDEIGFLVRFIDDHGFVRVQALGGFDTRNLFARNVTIHTRGGSMPGILSPGGRPVHIATPEERKQIPEVRDFVIDLGLSADEVRRRVRVGDMVTLDQAARQVGNLVCGKAMDDRASVFMLLEVLRLLRGHKLRHELIAVFSVQEEVGLRGAGVAAYGAQPTIGIGLDVTLAVDTPGTKPDEAVTRVGSGIGIKVFDSSMISTRWLVDEFADLAERQGIPSQLEVLAQGGTDGAAIQRSREGVPTVTLSLPTRYIHTIVESVHVDDLRAGVDLLCAYLR from the coding sequence GTGCCCACAACTGACCTGAGACTGGACGTCCTGATGCACCTCTCCGACCTGCCCGGCGTGCCCGGCCAGGAAGACGGCGTGCGGGACTACGTGCTGCGGGAACTGGACGGACTGGCCGACGAGGTGCGCGTGGACGCGCTGGGCAACGTGATCGCGCGCCGGGCGGCCCGCAAGGCCAAGAAGGGCGAGACGGCCGAACGGGTCATGATCAGCGCCCACATGGACGAGATCGGCTTTCTGGTGCGTTTCATCGACGACCACGGCTTCGTGCGCGTGCAGGCGCTGGGGGGCTTCGACACCCGCAACCTGTTTGCGCGCAACGTGACCATCCACACGCGCGGCGGCTCGATGCCGGGCATCCTGTCGCCGGGCGGACGGCCCGTACACATCGCCACGCCGGAGGAGCGCAAGCAGATTCCTGAGGTGCGGGACTTTGTGATCGACCTGGGCCTGAGCGCCGACGAGGTTCGCCGCCGCGTGCGGGTGGGTGACATGGTCACGCTGGATCAGGCCGCGCGGCAGGTCGGGAATCTGGTGTGCGGCAAGGCCATGGACGACCGCGCCTCGGTGTTCATGCTGCTGGAGGTGCTGCGGCTGCTGCGGGGCCACAAGCTGCGCCACGAGCTGATCGCGGTCTTCTCGGTACAGGAGGAGGTCGGCCTGCGCGGGGCCGGGGTCGCCGCCTACGGCGCGCAGCCGACCATCGGGATCGGGCTGGACGTGACCCTGGCCGTGGACACGCCCGGCACGAAACCAGACGAGGCCGTGACCCGCGTGGGCAGCGGGATCGGCATCAAGGTGTTCGACTCCAGCATGATCTCGACCCGCTGGCTGGTGGACGAGTTCGCGGATCTGGCCGAGCGCCAGGGCATTCCGTCGCAGCTGGAAGTGCTCGCACAGGGCGGTACGGACGGCGCGGCCATCCAGCGCTCGCGCGAGGGCGTGCCCACCGTGACCCTGAGCCTGCCGACCCGCTACATCCATACCATCGTGGAATCGGTGCACGTGGACGACCTGCGGGCGGGCGTCGACCTGCTGTGCGCGTACCTGCGCTGA
- a CDS encoding ammonium transporter, with amino-acid sequence MTSLMSRARPLLPLALMLGGAAFAQTEAPTLDTGDTAWMIVASALVLLMTPGLAFFYGGLSRTQSVLNTMMMSVVSIGLVGVLWMLGGYSIAFSSGGNPFFGGLANAGFNGLSGQLSGTIPSYVFAAFQAMFAIIALALISGAVIERMRFGAFVLFGGLWSLLIYAPLAHWVWNADGWLFKLGALDFAGGTVIHIAAGVSGLVAASVLGARIGFPKTAHIPHNVPFVLLGAGLLWFGWMGFNAGSALAANQTAALAFMTTLVAPAAAMLTWLGLESLRTGKPTAVGAATGLVVGLVAITPACAFVTPLASVLVGALGAAASFAAVQFKSRMKADDSLDVFACHGVAGIVGALLTGALAFTTGSGKPWGEQMLIQLAGVLASVAFTGLGTFILLKLVGLVMPLRVPANQEIVGIDVSAHSEQGYSDSETGLGAPVFVGGD; translated from the coding sequence ATGACCTCCCTGATGTCCCGTGCCCGTCCCCTCCTTCCCCTGGCCCTCATGCTCGGCGGCGCGGCGTTCGCGCAGACCGAGGCGCCCACGCTTGACACCGGCGACACCGCGTGGATGATCGTCGCGTCCGCGCTGGTGCTGCTCATGACGCCAGGGCTGGCCTTCTTCTACGGCGGCCTGAGCCGTACCCAGAGCGTCCTGAACACCATGATGATGAGCGTCGTGTCGATCGGCCTGGTCGGCGTGCTGTGGATGCTCGGCGGCTACTCGATCGCGTTCAGCAGCGGTGGAAACCCCTTCTTCGGCGGCCTCGCCAACGCCGGCTTCAACGGCCTGAGCGGACAGCTCAGCGGCACCATCCCCAGCTACGTGTTCGCGGCCTTCCAGGCGATGTTCGCGATCATCGCGCTGGCCCTGATCAGCGGCGCGGTCATCGAGCGCATGCGCTTCGGGGCCTTCGTGCTGTTCGGTGGACTGTGGAGCCTGCTGATCTACGCCCCGCTGGCCCACTGGGTCTGGAACGCGGACGGCTGGCTGTTCAAGCTGGGAGCGCTGGACTTTGCGGGCGGCACCGTGATCCATATCGCCGCCGGGGTATCGGGCCTGGTCGCCGCGAGTGTCCTGGGGGCACGGATCGGCTTCCCCAAGACCGCGCACATCCCCCACAACGTGCCCTTCGTGCTGCTGGGTGCGGGCCTGCTGTGGTTCGGCTGGATGGGCTTCAATGCCGGCAGTGCCCTGGCTGCCAACCAGACCGCCGCGCTGGCGTTCATGACCACCCTGGTCGCCCCCGCCGCCGCCATGCTCACGTGGCTGGGCCTGGAGAGCCTGCGCACCGGCAAGCCTACCGCCGTCGGCGCGGCCACCGGTCTGGTCGTCGGTCTGGTCGCCATCACGCCCGCCTGCGCCTTCGTCACGCCGCTGGCCTCCGTGCTGGTCGGCGCGCTGGGTGCGGCCGCGAGCTTCGCCGCCGTGCAGTTCAAGTCCCGCATGAAGGCCGACGACTCGCTGGACGTCTTCGCTTGCCACGGCGTGGCCGGCATCGTGGGGGCCCTGCTGACCGGCGCCCTGGCCTTCACCACCGGCAGTGGCAAGCCCTGGGGCGAGCAGATGCTCATCCAGCTGGCCGGTGTGCTCGCGAGCGTCGCCTTCACGGGCCTGGGCACGTTCATCCTGCTCAAGCTGGTGGGGCTGGTCATGCCGCTGCGCGTCCCGGCCAACCAGGAAATCGTGGGCATCGACGTCAGCGCCCACAGCGAGCAGGGCTACTCCGACAGCGAGACCGGCCTCGGCGCCCCCGTCTTCGTCGGCGGCGATTGA
- a CDS encoding DUF2716 domain-containing protein, with the protein MSGWRKLEEPEYTHIWDYVYDGLGFHPSTAFSHWPGFREPTPSVTFKLSSPSVPEEEEEFYEVMWEALKSCSPPGKEIYSLDWHHECFTYDPHAFPPPPQELQFTRGLYPNGDYGITLSHDLNWGVLGHPWEFTICIFGQPLLNVIEKNPPKLFRHIIRRDGWGTTS; encoded by the coding sequence GTGAGCGGCTGGCGAAAACTGGAGGAACCTGAATACACCCACATCTGGGATTACGTGTACGACGGTCTGGGATTTCATCCCAGTACAGCATTCAGCCACTGGCCGGGATTTCGGGAGCCTACGCCCTCGGTGACGTTTAAGCTGTCCAGTCCGTCGGTGCCCGAAGAGGAAGAAGAGTTCTATGAAGTGATGTGGGAGGCACTGAAGAGCTGCTCTCCTCCGGGCAAGGAGATCTATTCACTGGATTGGCATCACGAGTGCTTTACTTACGATCCGCACGCCTTCCCCCCTCCGCCACAGGAGCTTCAGTTCACCAGGGGTCTGTACCCCAATGGGGACTACGGGATCACGCTCAGCCATGATCTGAACTGGGGCGTGCTCGGACATCCCTGGGAATTCACGATTTGTATCTTCGGACAGCCGCTTTTGAACGTCATCGAGAAGAACCCCCCCAAACTTTTTCGTCACATCATCCGCAGAGATGGTTGGGGCACGACGTCCTGA
- the ung gene encoding uracil-DNA glycosylase, which translates to MSVQLVWFKKDLRVRDHAPLHHAARRGPVLPVYIYEPEQLTHEEFAGHHLSYLNDCLNELNLRLRALGTPLVIRHGEAVAALEELREEFGVAAVWAHEETGNGVSYARDRRVRAWARARGLPLTELPQNGVIRRMTNRDGWAATWEERMAEPQTPVPERLSGVGAESGGVRSHAELGVPASDRRIPPGGQAEAHALLDSFLTVRGVNYMREMSSPVTAEESCSRLSAPLAFGTISLREVVHATRQRLAEVKGDPHADPRWVRSLRSYESRLHWHCHFMQRLESEPQMEFRNLNRALDGLREPHWNQEHFDRWAHGQTGYPMIDACMRMLRETGWLNFRMRALLVSFATQHLWLHWRDPGLFLAREWLDNEPGIHWSQMQMQSSTVGINRVRIYSPTRQAREQDSGGEFIRRWLPELADVPGDFLHTPWEWTGAGRLDYPPPIVNEQEAGRLARARISAARAAPAFEAEARRLYEKHGSRKKADRRAERKALGLPETSARPLRQTSAAHPAGKRRSPMSDQPDLFGLTPEPPKAILPAGLPESWQRALEPEFAAPYFHDLKDFLVQERREQTIFPPAADVFNALRFTPLEDVRVLILGQDPYHRPGQAHGLSFSVRPGVTVPPSLRNIYKELVADIPGFTPPRHGYLKPWAEQGILLLNAVLTVREGQANSHANKGWEHFTDAVIRAVNDRPERVVFVLWGAYARKKKKLITGPQHVVIESAHPSPLSEAKFFGSRPFSQVNAALEEAGRGAIDWQLPMKAEE; encoded by the coding sequence GTGTCTGTCCAGCTGGTGTGGTTCAAGAAAGACCTGCGCGTGCGCGACCACGCCCCGCTGCATCATGCGGCGCGGCGGGGGCCGGTGCTGCCGGTGTACATCTACGAACCCGAACAGCTGACCCACGAGGAATTCGCCGGGCACCACCTGAGCTATTTGAACGATTGCCTGAACGAACTCAATCTGCGCCTTCGCGCCCTGGGGACGCCGCTGGTCATCCGGCACGGCGAGGCGGTGGCTGCGCTGGAGGAACTGCGCGAGGAATTCGGCGTCGCGGCCGTGTGGGCGCACGAGGAGACGGGCAATGGCGTGAGCTACGCGCGGGATCGCCGCGTGCGGGCGTGGGCACGGGCGCGGGGCCTGCCCCTGACCGAGCTGCCCCAGAACGGCGTGATCCGCCGCATGACGAACCGCGACGGCTGGGCCGCCACGTGGGAGGAACGCATGGCCGAACCGCAGACGCCGGTGCCGGAGCGGTTGTCCGGCGTCGGGGCGGAGTCCGGCGGTGTCCGCAGCCACGCGGAACTGGGCGTGCCGGCCAGCGACCGGCGAATCCCACCCGGCGGGCAGGCCGAGGCCCACGCCCTGCTGGACTCGTTCCTGACCGTGCGCGGCGTGAACTACATGCGTGAGATGAGCAGCCCCGTGACCGCCGAGGAGAGCTGCTCGCGCCTGAGTGCGCCGCTGGCGTTTGGCACCATCTCGCTGCGGGAGGTCGTCCACGCGACCCGGCAGCGGCTGGCCGAGGTGAAGGGCGACCCCCACGCCGATCCGCGCTGGGTGCGCTCGCTGCGGTCGTACGAGTCGAGATTGCACTGGCACTGCCATTTCATGCAGCGCCTGGAATCCGAGCCGCAGATGGAGTTCCGGAACCTGAACCGGGCGCTGGATGGCCTGCGCGAGCCGCACTGGAATCAGGAGCACTTCGACCGCTGGGCACACGGCCAGACGGGGTATCCCATGATCGATGCCTGCATGCGGATGCTGCGCGAGACCGGCTGGCTCAACTTCCGGATGCGGGCGCTGCTGGTCAGTTTCGCCACGCAGCACCTGTGGCTGCACTGGCGAGACCCCGGTCTGTTCCTGGCCCGCGAGTGGCTCGATAACGAACCCGGCATCCACTGGTCGCAGATGCAGATGCAGAGCAGTACGGTCGGCATCAACCGCGTCCGCATCTACTCGCCCACCCGGCAGGCCCGCGAGCAGGACAGCGGGGGAGAGTTCATCCGGCGCTGGCTGCCGGAACTCGCGGACGTGCCGGGCGACTTCCTCCACACGCCGTGGGAGTGGACGGGGGCCGGTCGCCTGGACTATCCGCCCCCGATCGTGAACGAGCAGGAGGCCGGACGGCTGGCCCGTGCCCGCATCTCGGCCGCCCGCGCGGCCCCAGCCTTCGAGGCCGAAGCGCGGCGGCTGTACGAGAAACACGGCAGCCGCAAGAAGGCCGACCGGCGGGCCGAAAGAAAAGCTCTGGGTTTGCCCGAGACCTCTGCCCGCCCGCTGCGGCAGACTTCAGCAGCACACCCTGCAGGGAAAAGGAGATCCCCCATGTCCGACCAGCCCGACCTCTTTGGCCTGACCCCAGAGCCCCCGAAGGCGATCCTGCCCGCCGGCCTGCCGGAAAGCTGGCAGCGGGCGCTGGAGCCGGAATTCGCCGCGCCGTACTTCCACGACCTCAAGGATTTTCTGGTGCAGGAACGCCGCGAGCAGACCATCTTCCCGCCAGCCGCCGACGTCTTCAACGCCCTGCGCTTCACGCCGCTAGAGGACGTAAGGGTGCTGATCCTGGGGCAGGATCCCTACCACCGCCCCGGTCAGGCACACGGCCTGAGCTTTTCCGTGCGCCCCGGCGTGACGGTGCCGCCCAGCCTGCGCAACATCTACAAGGAACTCGTGGCCGACATCCCCGGCTTCACGCCGCCACGCCACGGCTATCTGAAACCCTGGGCCGAGCAAGGCATCCTGCTTCTGAATGCCGTGCTGACCGTGCGCGAGGGGCAGGCGAACAGCCACGCGAACAAGGGCTGGGAGCACTTCACCGACGCCGTGATCCGCGCCGTGAACGACAGACCCGAACGGGTGGTGTTCGTGCTGTGGGGCGCGTATGCCCGCAAGAAAAAGAAACTCATCACCGGGCCGCAGCACGTGGTCATCGAGTCGGCCCACCCCAGCCCGCTCAGTGAGGCGAAGTTCTTCGGCTCCCGCCCCTTCAGTCAGGTGAATGCCGCGCTGGAAGAGGCTGGCCGGGGGGCGATTGACTGGCAGTTGCCGATGAAGGCGGAGGAATGA
- a CDS encoding P-II family nitrogen regulator, whose protein sequence is MKLITAVIRPERIQQVKEALFRAGISGITLSRVSGHGGEQEVVEHYRGTRVMVEFHDKIEVRMAVSEPFVQAAIDAIVRGARTGEVGDGKIFVQPLERVIRIRTGEQDTAALTPVTETRLSPDGTP, encoded by the coding sequence ATGAAACTCATCACAGCAGTGATTCGGCCGGAACGGATCCAGCAGGTGAAAGAAGCGCTGTTCCGCGCTGGGATCAGCGGGATCACCCTGTCGCGGGTCAGCGGCCACGGCGGGGAACAGGAAGTCGTCGAGCACTACCGGGGTACCCGCGTCATGGTCGAGTTCCATGACAAGATCGAGGTGCGCATGGCCGTCAGCGAGCCCTTCGTGCAGGCCGCCATCGACGCGATCGTGCGCGGGGCCCGCACCGGCGAGGTCGGCGACGGCAAGATCTTCGTCCAGCCGCTGGAACGGGTCATCCGGATCCGCACCGGCGAACAGGACACCGCTGCCCTGACCCCCGTCACCGAGACCAGACTCAGCCCGGACGGCACGCCATGA
- a CDS encoding DUF4126 domain-containing protein, which produces MELLSGLLSSLGLSGAAGLNAYIPLLLVGLLSRAGVMNLAAPFDLLMNPWVLVGIGVLGALDFVGDKIPGVDHALHLLGGVVNTAAGAVLFAAQTGVADVPPALSMALGVIVAGGVHATRTAVRPVATATTGGLGNPVVSAAEDGTSLLLSVLAVFAPILAVAVLAAVAVGGYRLWSRRGGRRPAL; this is translated from the coding sequence ATGGAACTTCTCTCCGGTCTGCTGTCGTCGCTGGGCCTGTCGGGTGCGGCGGGCCTGAACGCCTATATCCCGCTGCTGCTGGTGGGCCTGCTGTCCCGCGCCGGCGTGATGAATCTGGCCGCGCCGTTCGATCTGCTCATGAATCCGTGGGTGCTGGTCGGCATCGGGGTGCTGGGTGCCCTGGACTTCGTGGGCGACAAGATTCCCGGCGTGGATCACGCGCTGCACCTGCTGGGCGGCGTGGTGAACACGGCGGCGGGCGCAGTGCTCTTTGCCGCCCAGACCGGCGTGGCCGACGTGCCCCCGGCGCTCAGCATGGCGCTGGGCGTGATCGTGGCGGGCGGCGTCCATGCCACCCGCACGGCGGTGCGGCCGGTGGCGACCGCCACGACCGGCGGCCTGGGCAACCCGGTGGTCAGCGCCGCCGAGGACGGGACGAGTCTGCTGCTCAGCGTGCTGGCCGTGTTCGCACCGATCCTCGCGGTGGCGGTGCTGGCGGCCGTGGCGGTCGGGGGCTACCGCCTGTGGTCGCGCCGGGGCGGCCGCCGCCCGGCCCTGTAG
- a CDS encoding P-II family nitrogen regulator, protein MKLVTAVIRPERVQHVKEALFQAGISGITLSRVSGHGGEQEVVEHYRGTRVMVEFHDKVEVRMAVSEPFVQAAIDAIVRGARTGEVGDGKIFVQPLERVIRIRTGEQDAAALTPVTEKKLTPA, encoded by the coding sequence ATGAAACTCGTCACGGCAGTCATCAGGCCCGAACGTGTGCAGCACGTCAAGGAAGCACTCTTCCAGGCCGGGATCAGCGGAATCACCCTGTCGCGGGTCAGCGGCCACGGCGGGGAACAGGAAGTCGTCGAGCACTACCGGGGTACCCGCGTCATGGTCGAGTTCCATGACAAGGTCGAGGTGCGCATGGCCGTCAGCGAGCCCTTCGTGCAGGCCGCCATCGACGCGATCGTGCGCGGGGCCCGCACCGGCGAGGTCGGCGACGGCAAGATCTTCGTCCAGCCGCTGGAACGGGTCATCCGGATCCGCACCGGCGAACAGGACGCCGCCGCCCTGACCCCCGTCACCGAGAAGAAACTCACGCCCGCCTGA
- the carA gene encoding glutamine-hydrolyzing carbamoyl-phosphate synthase small subunit, whose protein sequence is MIRKERAILALEDGTVYRGYAFGHRGETVGEVVFNTSMTGYQEIMTDPSYNGQIVTITYPHVGNYGVAIYDMESNKPYVRGFISREFSGDYSNHRAQQSLEAFMQQYGVVSIQGIDTRALVRRLRTGGVVKGVIAHRSYTHPTDPYGEFTPEEEQVYVVRARDHQDIDGHDMTREVTTPLPYAFPTLRHGKRVVLMDFGIKHTIIERLAEVGIEPIVVPAHTTPAQIMALQPHGLFLSNGPGDPAPLEYAHKTAWEMMGLLPTFGICLGHQILGLAAGGKTFKMKFGHRGGNQPVKNLLTGNVEITSQNHGYAVDIDSIPNDAFVATHVNLNDGTLEGMAHSRYPVFSVQYHPEASPGPHDSRYLFDRFIEEIDAFDGGNGSPVQKAAAGRLGI, encoded by the coding sequence ATGATCAGGAAGGAACGCGCGATCCTGGCGCTGGAAGACGGCACGGTCTACCGGGGGTACGCCTTCGGGCACCGGGGCGAGACGGTCGGCGAGGTCGTGTTCAACACGTCCATGACCGGGTATCAGGAGATCATGACCGATCCCTCGTACAACGGGCAGATCGTGACCATCACGTACCCGCACGTCGGCAACTACGGCGTGGCGATCTACGACATGGAGAGCAACAAGCCGTATGTGCGCGGTTTCATCTCCCGCGAGTTCAGTGGGGACTACTCCAACCACCGTGCCCAGCAGTCGCTTGAGGCGTTCATGCAGCAGTACGGCGTGGTGAGCATCCAGGGCATCGACACCCGCGCCCTGGTGCGCCGCCTGCGCACGGGGGGCGTGGTCAAGGGCGTGATTGCCCACCGCTCGTACACGCACCCCACCGATCCCTACGGCGAATTCACGCCCGAAGAAGAACAGGTGTACGTCGTGCGTGCCCGTGACCATCAGGACATCGACGGGCACGACATGACCCGCGAGGTCACCACGCCGCTGCCGTATGCCTTCCCGACCCTGCGGCACGGCAAGCGCGTGGTGCTCATGGACTTCGGGATCAAGCACACCATCATCGAGCGGCTGGCCGAGGTCGGCATCGAACCTATCGTGGTGCCGGCGCACACCACCCCGGCGCAGATCATGGCGCTGCAACCGCACGGCCTGTTCCTCTCGAACGGCCCCGGCGACCCGGCCCCGCTGGAATACGCCCACAAGACCGCGTGGGAGATGATGGGCCTGCTGCCCACCTTCGGCATCTGCCTGGGTCACCAGATCCTGGGACTGGCCGCCGGCGGGAAGACCTTCAAGATGAAGTTCGGGCACCGGGGCGGCAACCAGCCGGTCAAGAACCTGCTGACCGGCAACGTCGAGATCACGTCCCAGAACCACGGGTACGCGGTGGACATCGACTCGATCCCCAACGACGCCTTCGTCGCCACGCACGTGAACCTGAACGACGGCACCCTGGAGGGCATGGCGCACAGCCGCTACCCGGTCTTCAGCGTGCAGTACCACCCCGAGGCCAGCCCCGGCCCCCACGACAGCCGCTACCTGTTCGACCGCTTCATCGAGGAGATCGACGCCTTCGACGGTGGCAACGGCTCCCCGGTGCAGAAGGCCGCGGCCGGACGTCTGGGCATCTGA
- a CDS encoding DNA topoisomerase IB: MTSRTEILAEEYLRREGSDPKKFKYFWPDGTPYRDKTGIERIGKLAVPPAYEGVYVSPDADAELQAFGRDAAGRLQYRYHPDFVQAGALKKWQRLTRFAGALGTLKTVTGADLRSGGLPPRKVAALMTRLLHVARFRVGSDIYEKQHKTYGLSTLRQRHVKVEGSTVTFHFKGKHGITQHKATTDRTLAGNIGKLLELPGPWLFQTVDEGGSRRRVRSGELNAYLKEVIGPFTAKDFRTWGGTLLAAEFLAETGIAENERAARKALVECVKYVAADLGNTPAVTRSSYICPVIFDRYLEGKVLDDYEPRAGRGEADLDGLSRSEAALKRLLESEKTLRVRGKKGA, encoded by the coding sequence ATGACCTCCCGCACCGAGATCCTGGCCGAGGAATACCTGCGCCGCGAGGGCAGCGACCCGAAGAAGTTCAAGTATTTCTGGCCCGACGGCACGCCGTACAGGGACAAGACCGGCATCGAGCGCATCGGCAAGCTGGCCGTGCCGCCCGCCTACGAGGGCGTCTACGTCTCGCCCGACGCCGACGCGGAACTCCAGGCCTTCGGACGCGACGCCGCCGGACGGCTCCAGTACCGCTACCACCCGGACTTCGTGCAGGCGGGTGCCCTGAAGAAATGGCAGCGCCTGACGCGCTTTGCCGGGGCACTGGGCACCCTCAAGACCGTCACGGGGGCTGACCTGCGGTCTGGCGGGCTGCCGCCCCGCAAGGTCGCGGCGCTGATGACAAGACTGCTGCACGTAGCCCGCTTCCGTGTGGGCAGCGACATCTACGAGAAGCAGCACAAGACCTATGGCCTGAGCACCCTGCGCCAGCGGCACGTGAAGGTCGAGGGCAGCACTGTGACCTTCCATTTCAAGGGCAAGCACGGAATCACGCAGCACAAGGCCACGACCGACCGCACGCTGGCAGGCAACATCGGCAAGCTGCTGGAGCTGCCTGGCCCGTGGCTGTTCCAGACTGTGGACGAGGGCGGAAGCCGCCGCCGCGTCCGCTCGGGCGAGCTGAACGCCTACCTGAAAGAGGTCATCGGCCCCTTCACCGCCAAGGATTTCCGCACGTGGGGCGGAACCCTCCTGGCCGCCGAATTTCTGGCCGAGACGGGTATCGCCGAGAACGAACGCGCGGCCCGGAAGGCGCTGGTCGAGTGCGTGAAGTACGTCGCCGCCGACCTGGGCAACACGCCCGCCGTCACGCGCAGTTCCTACATCTGCCCGGTCATCTTCGACCGCTATCTGGAGGGCAAGGTGCTCGACGACTACGAACCCCGGGCGGGCAGGGGAGAGGCCGACCTCGACGGCCTGAGCCGCAGCGAGGCGGCGCTGAAACGCCTGCTGGAGAGCGAGAAGACGTTGCGGGTACGGGGGAAGAAGGGGGCGTGA
- a CDS encoding GNAT family N-acetyltransferase codes for MLELRPMNAAAFERFVAHSAPQYAAEKVASGEWTPEEAPERGEREFRQLLPQGPDTPDNVLYHLHDPQEGADVGVLWYALQQRAGTVCAFVYEIEVYEPYRRRGYATQAFTLLEHDAAAHGATNIQLHVFGHNTGARALYEGLGFQTTNVIMRKELG; via the coding sequence ATGCTCGAACTCCGCCCCATGAACGCTGCCGCCTTCGAGCGCTTCGTCGCGCACTCTGCCCCGCAGTACGCCGCCGAGAAGGTCGCCAGCGGCGAGTGGACACCCGAGGAGGCCCCGGAGCGCGGCGAACGCGAATTCCGGCAACTGCTGCCCCAGGGGCCGGATACACCCGACAACGTCCTGTACCACCTGCACGATCCGCAGGAGGGGGCCGACGTGGGCGTGCTGTGGTACGCCCTCCAGCAGCGGGCCGGAACCGTCTGCGCCTTCGTGTACGAGATCGAGGTCTACGAACCCTACCGGCGGCGCGGGTACGCCACCCAGGCCTTCACCCTGCTGGAGCACGACGCCGCCGCGCACGGAGCCACGAACATCCAGCTGCACGTGTTCGGCCACAACACGGGCGCACGGGCACTCTACGAAGGCCTGGGCTTCCAGACGACGAACGTGATCATGCGCAAGGAGCTGGGCTAA